The Gasterosteus aculeatus chromosome 8, fGasAcu3.hap1.1, whole genome shotgun sequence genome has a window encoding:
- the lrrc7 gene encoding leucine-rich repeat-containing protein 7 isoform X11 yields the protein MDNYSTLQLQCLEMTTKRKLIGRLVPCRCFRGEEEVISVLDYSHCSLQQVPKEIFSFERTLEELYLDANQIEELPKQLFNCQALKKLSMPDNDLSNLPTTIASLVNLKELDISKNGIQEFPDNIKCCKGLSVVEASVNPITKLPDGFTQLLNLTQLFLNDAFLEFLPANFGRLSKLRILELRENHLKTMPKSIHRLTQLERLDLGSNEFTEMPEVLEQIHNLRELWLDNNSLQNIPGAIGKLRQLRYFDLAKNRIETLDTEISGCESLEDLLLSSNMLQHLPDSIGMLKKLTTLKVDDNQLTSLPNTIGSAKPKQGLSLLEELDCSCNELESLPPTIGYLHNLRTFAADENFLSELPREIGNCKNVTVMSMRSNKLEFLPDEIGQMTKLRVLNLSDNRLKNLPFTFTKLKDLAALWLSDNQSKALIPLQTEAHPETKQKVLTNYMFPQQPRHDEDYQSDSDSFNPTLWEEQRQQRMTVAFDFEDKKEEEDNSGKVKVEINLKRYPTPYPEDLKNMVKSVQSLVGKSVHVGHGHQHQHQHQHQHQHQHQHQHQHQHQLSTGSATSAGTNMEHTHLSKEQYEPPWPLPPKEVTDREMQDFSQSQLMDQGSMHNSGIDIPKRKDKEDLTESSETDTTRSLQLQKYYIYKDSMGGSPNDIRISDMRPTLVEPPMYKPKVVLLGKDKKESTDEEVDKLHCLNHSGSSATYSDYSPSQGSSGSSNPPGNAHPHAHSHAHSHQHPHPHAHAPALPASSKDQAPQIHWTNRLAQSFPKPIDSKPLLSQRETPPSGTLQQRGDRRPLSEPFDWSEAPHYDNTGFDPDESPMDPPSTGSQGNPPLGSKGRSQSTHGRRPLLRQERIVGVPLELDTQTLPFHGNQRSTPDNDPQSGHPSQNPWQNWTRTPSPLEDRTAFPSKLDLTPTSSPNPDRKDPRLEQGTGPLPGSWTYHDNQGEQNRKDQLSVSGGNKVTVVMSKSSDRLSPMMRETRSKFKKSQSIDEIDIGSYKVYSIPVDSYSTSIEQQTSLDRQDMPCSMEQTNMSRSQSAPMLDDDLIFAGHGASNQNQSGQKPAIPHKAYHFDHNYNPQVTMDRRVPPPFPNTPDYVNHSSKALEYINQPGKTLPKELVSPRYRAYPPLEMFSFPQSPINQDGASSQHQQPIPAQRSRPGFLRRADSLVSSTELALFRRVHEAQQEALQEAQYRQQADPPLYGRALAYSTPMEHSALSNMADSQSQMMHNKRNGRYDDDYPTYQEQKKPMIGYPTKSLTQRRPLSARSYSTETYGASQARPVSARPTMAALLEKMPPDYTLATCPEKPSDDTIKVRPGVPQKPDDITSRMPPDWRQQLLRHIEAKRLDRTPSQQAAMLDNDQEGLSGSNQWAPYSLGRRDVPPDNLMKKSGHSHNPSHQSHNTMIVTSSSSSSSTTPHRVVQQGYDGMMNKGGQYQPGMPLSVVPSGGPGQYQGNMPQGHPAPGQGYQGSGLPMALSPSGNQPQYNLHSSHPSHQPATNPQYHGNQGMVHSNQGMAHSNQGMVHSNQGMVHSNQVVMTHTNPRPQSARCLLQTKGQKSTDGFQEQLCVRIEKNPGLGFSISGGISGQGNPFKPSDMGIFVTRVQHDGPATSALQPGDKILQVTSPQSSSTGPETSCPPSAAPCFINTQAQHSVGRCVPVNYHSWLDI from the exons ACTCCCAGATGGCTTTACGCAGCTCTTGAACCTGACCCAGCTCTTCTTAAACGATGCCTTCTTGGAGTTTCTCCCGGCTAACTTTGGCAG ACTCTCCAAACTACGGATCCTGGAGCTCAGAGAGAACCACCTGAAAACTATGCCAAA GTCCATCCACAGACTGACGCAGTTGGAGAGGTTGGATCTGGGTAGCAATGAGTTCACTGAAATG CCCGAGGTGTTGGAACAGATACACAACCTCAGAGAGCTGTGGCTGGATAACAACTCCCTACAGAATATACCAGGG GCGATAGGAAAACTTCGCCAATTGCGGTACTTTGACTTAGCTAAGAACCGCATCGAGACGTTGGACACTGAAATCTCCGGCTGCGAGTCCTTAGAAGACCTGCTTCTGTCCTCCAACATGCTGCAGCACCTCCCTGACTCTatag GAATGTTAAAGAAGCTGACAACATTGAaggtagatgacaaccagctgaCCTCACTGCCTAACACCATTGGGAG TGCGAAGCCCAAGCAAGG TCTGTCTCTATTGGAGGAGTTGGACTGCAGTTGTAATGAGTTGGAGTCGTTGCCTCCCACTATCGGCTACCTGCACAACCTGAGGACCTTCGCTGCTGACGAGAACTTCCTCTCAGAGCTTCCGCGGGAG attgGTAACTGTAAGAACGTGACCGTAATGTCAATGCGGTCCAACAAACTGGAGTTTCTTCCTGATGAGATCGGACAGATGACCAAACTACGGGTTCTCAACCTCAGTGATAACag gTTAAAGAATCTACCGTTCACCTTTACTAAGTTGAAGGACCTGGCCGCTCTCTGGCTTTCCGACAATCAG tccAAGGCTCTGATCCCACTGCAGACAGAAGCCCATCCTGAAACCAAACAGAAGGTTTTGACCAACTACATGTTTCCTCAGCAACCGCGACATGATGAGG acTACCAGTCGGATAGTGACAGCTTCAATCCCACTTTGTGGGAGGAGCAGAGACAGCAGAGGATGACTGTGGCCTTTGACTTTGAAGacaagaaggaagaggaagacaacTCTGGAAAGGTCAAG GTGGAGATAAACCTAAAGCGCTACCCAACACCCTATCCCGAGGACCTTAAGAACATGGTCAAGTCGGTGCAAAGCCTTGTGGGTAAAAGCGTACACGTGGGACACGGGcaccagcaccaacaccagcaccagcatcagcatcagcaccagcatcagcatcagcatcagcaccagcatCAGCTGAGCACAGGCAGCGCCACCTCGGCAGGAACCaacatggaacacacacacctcagcaaAGAACAGTACGAACCGCCGTGGCCCCTGCCTCCGAAAGAG gtgacagacagagagatgcAGGACTTCTCTCAGTCTCAGCTAATGGATCAGGGATCTATGCATAACTCTGGAATCGACATCCCCAAGAGGAAGGACAAAGAGGACCTGACAGAGAGCTCCGag ACTGACACGACAAGAAGCCTCCAACTTcagaaatattatatttataag GACTCCATGGGTGGCTCTCCCAATGACATCCGCATATCCGACATGAGGCCCACCCTGGTGGAGCCGCCGATGTACAAACCCAAGGTGGTTCTGCTGGGGAAGGACAAGAAAG AGTCCACAGATGAAGAGGTGGATAAGCTCCACTGTCTGAACCACAGCGGCTCCTCAGCCACTTACTCCGACTACTCTCCCTCGCAGggctcctccggctcctccaaCCCGCCCGGCAACGctcacccacacgcacactctcacgcacactcacaccagcacccgcacccacacgcacacgctcccGCCCTGCCGGCCTCGAGCAAGGACCAGGCCCCTCAAATACACTGGACCAACAG GCTGGCTCAGTCTTTCCCCAAACCCATTGACTCCAAGCCGCTGCTGTCTCAGAGAGAAACTCCTCCGTCGGGAACGCTGCAGCAGCGCGGGGATCGGCGCCCACTGAGCGAGCCTTTTGATTGGTCTGAGGCTCCTCACTATGACAACACAGGTTTCGATCCTGACGAGTCTCCTATGGATCCTCCGTCCACTGGAAGCCAGGGAAACCCGCCGCTGGGCTCCAAAGGCCGCAGCCAGTCAACACATGGGCGCCGCCCGCTGCTCAGGCAGGAGCGAATCGTAGGGGTGCCACTGGAGCTCGACACTCAGACGCTGCCCTTCCACGGCAACCAACGCTCCACGCCGGACAATGACCCACAGTCAGGGCATCCTTCCCAGAATCCCTGGCAGAACTGGACCAGAACCCCCAGCCCGCTGGAGGACCGAACCGCTTTTCCCTCCAAACTGGACCTGACGCCCACATCGAGCCCCAACCCAGACCGCAAGGACCCAAG GCTGGAACAAGGCACGGGGCCTCTGCCCGGCAGCTGGACCTACCACGACAATCAGGGGGAGCAGAACAGGAAGGATCAGCTAAGTGTAAGCGGGGGCAACAAGGTAACCGTGGTGATGAGTAAAAGCTCGGACCGCCTGTCCCCCATGATGAGGGAGACAAGATCCAAGTTCAAGAAGTCACAGAGCATCGATGAGATCGACATTGGCTCCTACAAGGTCTACAG taTACCCGTGGACAGCTACAGTACATCCATTGAGCAACAGACTAGTTTGGACCGCCAAGACATGCCCTGTTCTATGGAGCAGACCAACATGTCACGGTCACAGTCTGCCCCCATGTTAGACGATGACCTGATCTTTGCTGGACACGGAGCCAGCAACCAGAACCAGTCGGGACAGAAGCCAGCCATCCCACACAAGGCCTACCACTTTGACCACAACTACAACCCCCAG GTGACCATGGACCGTCGggtccctccccccttccccaacACACCAGATTATGTCAACCACTCATCGAAAGCCTTGGAGTACATCAATCAACCAGGGAAGACATTACCCAAGGAGTTAGTGAGCCCTCGGTATCGTGCGTATCCACCGCTGGAgatgttttctttcccccaaTCGCCGATCAACCAGGATGGTGCGTCCAGCCAGCACCAGCAGCCCATCCCCGCACAGCGCTCCAGACCTGGCTTTCTGAGGAGAGCGGATTCTTTGGTGAGCTCCACGGAGCTGGCCTTGTTCCGCAGAGTCCATGAAGCCCAGCAGGAGGCCCTCCAGGAAGCTCAGTACAGACAGCAG GCGGACCCCCCTCTTTACGGTCGGGCTCTGGCCTACTCCACCCCCATGGAGCACTCTGCTCTCTCCAACATGGCCGACAGCCAGAGCCAAATGATGCACAACAAGAGAAACGGTCGCTACGATGACGATTATCCCACCTACCAAGAACAGAAGAAGCCCATGATTGGGTATCCGACCAAGAGCCTGACTCAGCGCCGCCCTCTGTCTGCCCGGAGCTACAGTACTGAGACATATGGAGCCTCTCAG GCGCGTCCAGTGTCAGCTCGTCCCACCATGGCtgccctgctggagaaaatgCCCCCTGACTACACTCTCGCAACCTGCCCCGAAAAACCATCTGACGATACCATCAAAGTAAGGCCTGGCGTCCCACAGAAGCCCGACGACATCACCTCCAGGATGCCTCCCGATTGGAGGCAACAGCTACTTAGGCACATAGAAGCCAAACGATTGGACAGG ACCCCGTCTCAACAGGCTGCCATGCTGGATAATGATCAGGAGGGGCTCTCAGGGAGCAACCAGTGGGCTCCTTATTCACTTGGCAGGAGGGACGTCCCACCTGACAACCTTATGAAAAAG AGCGGCCACTCGCACAACCCTTCCCACCAGTCACACAACACCATGATcgtcacctcctcttcctcctcctcctccaccacccctcACCGTGTAGTGCAGCAGGGCTACGATGGGATGATGAACAAAGGGGGCCAATACCAACCAGGCATGCCTCTGTCAGTGGTTCCCTCTGGGGGGCCTGGGCAGTACCAAGGCAACATGCCTCAAG GCCATCCCGCCCCTGGACAGGGCTACCAGGGTTCTGGCCTGCCCATGGCTCTGTCCCCGTCTGGGAACCAGCCTCAGTACAACCTCCATTCCTCCCACCCATCCCATCAGCCTGCCACCAACCCTCAGTACCACGGCAACCAGGGCATGGTCCATAGCAACCAGGGCATGGCCCACAGCAACCAGGGGATGGTGCATAGCAACCAGGGGATGGTACACAGTAATCAGGTTGTCATGACTCACACTAACCCGCGGCCTCAGAGCGCTCGCTGCCTGTTGCAGACTAAAGGCCAGAAGAGCACAGATGGTTTTCAAGAGCAG TTGTGTGTGAGAATAGAGAAGAACCCTGGTCTTGGTTTCAGTATCTCTGGTGGCATCAGCGGCCAGGGGAACCCCTTCAAACCCTCCGACATG GGTATCTTTGTTACTAGGGTACAGCATGACGGGCCTGCCACCTCCGCCCTGCAGCCCGGAGACAAGATTCTGCAGGTAACGTCCCCTCAGTCGTCCTCAACTGGGCCAGAAACCTCCTGCCCTCCCTCAGCCGCCCCTTGTTTTATAAACACACAGGCACAGCATTCAGTAGGACGTTGTGTACCCGTTAACTACCACAGCTGGCTGGACATTTGA
- the lrrc7 gene encoding leucine-rich repeat-containing protein 7 isoform X6 — protein MDNYSTLQLQCLEMTTKRKLIGRLVPCRCFRGEEEVISVLDYSHCSLQQVPKEIFSFERTLEELYLDANQIEELPKQLFNCQALKKLSMPDNDLSNLPTTIASLVNLKELDISKNGIQEFPDNIKCCKGLSVVEASVNPITKLPDGFTQLLNLTQLFLNDAFLEFLPANFGRLSKLRILELRENHLKTMPKSIHRLTQLERLDLGSNEFTEMPEVLEQIHNLRELWLDNNSLQNIPGAIGKLRQLRYFDLAKNRIETLDTEISGCESLEDLLLSSNMLQHLPDSIGMLKKLTTLKVDDNQLTSLPNTIGSAKPKQGLSLLEELDCSCNELESLPPTIGYLHNLRTFAADENFLSELPREIGNCKNVTVMSMRSNKLEFLPDEIGQMTKLRVLNLSDNRLKNLPFTFTKLKDLAALWLSDNQSKALIPLQTEAHPETKQKVLTNYMFPQQPRHDEDYQSDSDSFNPTLWEEQRQQRMTVAFDFEDKKEEEDNSGKVKVEINLKRYPTPYPEDLKNMVKSVQSLVGKSVHVGHGHQHQHQHQHQHQHQHQHQHQHQHQLSTGSATSAGTNMEHTHLSKEQYEPPWPLPPKEVTDREMQDFSQSQLMDQGSMHNSGIDIPKRKDKEDLTESSEDSMGGSPNDIRISDMRPTLVEPPMYKPKVVLLGKDKKESTDEEVDKLHCLNHSGSSATYSDYSPSQGSSGSSNPPGNAHPHAHSHAHSHQHPHPHAHAPALPASSKDQAPQIHWTNRLAQSFPKPIDSKPLLSQRETPPSGTLQQRGDRRPLSEPFDWSEAPHYDNTGFDPDESPMDPPSTGSQGNPPLGSKGRSQSTHGRRPLLRQERIVGVPLELDTQTLPFHGNQRSTPDNDPQSGHPSQNPWQNWTRTPSPLEDRTAFPSKLDLTPTSSPNPDRKDPRLEQGTGPLPGSWTYHDNQGEQNRKDQLSVSGGNKVTVVMSKSSDRLSPMMRETRSKFKKSQSIDEIDIGSYKVYSIPVDSYSTSIEQQTSLDRQDMPCSMEQTNMSRSQSAPMLDDDLIFAGHGASNQNQSGQKPAIPHKAYHFDHNYNPQVTMDRRVPPPFPNTPDYVNHSSKALEYINQPGKTLPKELVSPRYRAYPPLEMFSFPQSPINQDGASSQHQQPIPAQRSRPGFLRRADSLVSSTELALFRRVHEAQQEALQEAQYRQQADPPLYGRALAYSTPMEHSALSNMADSQSQMMHNKRNGRYDDDYPTYQEQKKPMIGYPTKSLTQRRPLSARSYSTETYGASQARPVSARPTMAALLEKMPPDYTLATCPEKPSDDTIKVRPGVPQKPDDITSRMPPDWRQQLLRHIEAKRLDRSGVLKHNTLTLGMLCQGGGHGQGRSSTLNFNLYNNTKHEPPAGRWLPLPPPPSAKATPSQQAAMLDNDQEGLSGSNQWAPYSLGRRDVPPDNLMKKSGHSHNPSHQSHNTMIVTSSSSSSSTTPHRVVQQGYDGMMNKGGQYQPGMPLSVVPSGGPGQYQGNMPQGHPAPGQGYQGSGLPMALSPSGNQPQYNLHSSHPSHQPATNPQYHGNQGMVHSNQGMAHSNQGMVHSNQGMVHSNQVVMTHTNPRPQSARCLLQTKGQKSTDGFQEQLCVRIEKNPGLGFSISGGISGQGNPFKPSDMGIFVTRVQHDGPATSALQPGDKILQVTSPQSSSTGPETSCPPSAAPCFINTQAQHSVGRCVPVNYHSWLDI, from the exons ACTCCCAGATGGCTTTACGCAGCTCTTGAACCTGACCCAGCTCTTCTTAAACGATGCCTTCTTGGAGTTTCTCCCGGCTAACTTTGGCAG ACTCTCCAAACTACGGATCCTGGAGCTCAGAGAGAACCACCTGAAAACTATGCCAAA GTCCATCCACAGACTGACGCAGTTGGAGAGGTTGGATCTGGGTAGCAATGAGTTCACTGAAATG CCCGAGGTGTTGGAACAGATACACAACCTCAGAGAGCTGTGGCTGGATAACAACTCCCTACAGAATATACCAGGG GCGATAGGAAAACTTCGCCAATTGCGGTACTTTGACTTAGCTAAGAACCGCATCGAGACGTTGGACACTGAAATCTCCGGCTGCGAGTCCTTAGAAGACCTGCTTCTGTCCTCCAACATGCTGCAGCACCTCCCTGACTCTatag GAATGTTAAAGAAGCTGACAACATTGAaggtagatgacaaccagctgaCCTCACTGCCTAACACCATTGGGAG TGCGAAGCCCAAGCAAGG TCTGTCTCTATTGGAGGAGTTGGACTGCAGTTGTAATGAGTTGGAGTCGTTGCCTCCCACTATCGGCTACCTGCACAACCTGAGGACCTTCGCTGCTGACGAGAACTTCCTCTCAGAGCTTCCGCGGGAG attgGTAACTGTAAGAACGTGACCGTAATGTCAATGCGGTCCAACAAACTGGAGTTTCTTCCTGATGAGATCGGACAGATGACCAAACTACGGGTTCTCAACCTCAGTGATAACag gTTAAAGAATCTACCGTTCACCTTTACTAAGTTGAAGGACCTGGCCGCTCTCTGGCTTTCCGACAATCAG tccAAGGCTCTGATCCCACTGCAGACAGAAGCCCATCCTGAAACCAAACAGAAGGTTTTGACCAACTACATGTTTCCTCAGCAACCGCGACATGATGAGG acTACCAGTCGGATAGTGACAGCTTCAATCCCACTTTGTGGGAGGAGCAGAGACAGCAGAGGATGACTGTGGCCTTTGACTTTGAAGacaagaaggaagaggaagacaacTCTGGAAAGGTCAAG GTGGAGATAAACCTAAAGCGCTACCCAACACCCTATCCCGAGGACCTTAAGAACATGGTCAAGTCGGTGCAAAGCCTTGTGGGTAAAAGCGTACACGTGGGACACGGGcaccagcaccaacaccagcaccagcatcagcatcagcaccagcatcagcatcagcatcagcaccagcatCAGCTGAGCACAGGCAGCGCCACCTCGGCAGGAACCaacatggaacacacacacctcagcaaAGAACAGTACGAACCGCCGTGGCCCCTGCCTCCGAAAGAG gtgacagacagagagatgcAGGACTTCTCTCAGTCTCAGCTAATGGATCAGGGATCTATGCATAACTCTGGAATCGACATCCCCAAGAGGAAGGACAAAGAGGACCTGACAGAGAGCTCCGag GACTCCATGGGTGGCTCTCCCAATGACATCCGCATATCCGACATGAGGCCCACCCTGGTGGAGCCGCCGATGTACAAACCCAAGGTGGTTCTGCTGGGGAAGGACAAGAAAG AGTCCACAGATGAAGAGGTGGATAAGCTCCACTGTCTGAACCACAGCGGCTCCTCAGCCACTTACTCCGACTACTCTCCCTCGCAGggctcctccggctcctccaaCCCGCCCGGCAACGctcacccacacgcacactctcacgcacactcacaccagcacccgcacccacacgcacacgctcccGCCCTGCCGGCCTCGAGCAAGGACCAGGCCCCTCAAATACACTGGACCAACAG GCTGGCTCAGTCTTTCCCCAAACCCATTGACTCCAAGCCGCTGCTGTCTCAGAGAGAAACTCCTCCGTCGGGAACGCTGCAGCAGCGCGGGGATCGGCGCCCACTGAGCGAGCCTTTTGATTGGTCTGAGGCTCCTCACTATGACAACACAGGTTTCGATCCTGACGAGTCTCCTATGGATCCTCCGTCCACTGGAAGCCAGGGAAACCCGCCGCTGGGCTCCAAAGGCCGCAGCCAGTCAACACATGGGCGCCGCCCGCTGCTCAGGCAGGAGCGAATCGTAGGGGTGCCACTGGAGCTCGACACTCAGACGCTGCCCTTCCACGGCAACCAACGCTCCACGCCGGACAATGACCCACAGTCAGGGCATCCTTCCCAGAATCCCTGGCAGAACTGGACCAGAACCCCCAGCCCGCTGGAGGACCGAACCGCTTTTCCCTCCAAACTGGACCTGACGCCCACATCGAGCCCCAACCCAGACCGCAAGGACCCAAG GCTGGAACAAGGCACGGGGCCTCTGCCCGGCAGCTGGACCTACCACGACAATCAGGGGGAGCAGAACAGGAAGGATCAGCTAAGTGTAAGCGGGGGCAACAAGGTAACCGTGGTGATGAGTAAAAGCTCGGACCGCCTGTCCCCCATGATGAGGGAGACAAGATCCAAGTTCAAGAAGTCACAGAGCATCGATGAGATCGACATTGGCTCCTACAAGGTCTACAG taTACCCGTGGACAGCTACAGTACATCCATTGAGCAACAGACTAGTTTGGACCGCCAAGACATGCCCTGTTCTATGGAGCAGACCAACATGTCACGGTCACAGTCTGCCCCCATGTTAGACGATGACCTGATCTTTGCTGGACACGGAGCCAGCAACCAGAACCAGTCGGGACAGAAGCCAGCCATCCCACACAAGGCCTACCACTTTGACCACAACTACAACCCCCAG GTGACCATGGACCGTCGggtccctccccccttccccaacACACCAGATTATGTCAACCACTCATCGAAAGCCTTGGAGTACATCAATCAACCAGGGAAGACATTACCCAAGGAGTTAGTGAGCCCTCGGTATCGTGCGTATCCACCGCTGGAgatgttttctttcccccaaTCGCCGATCAACCAGGATGGTGCGTCCAGCCAGCACCAGCAGCCCATCCCCGCACAGCGCTCCAGACCTGGCTTTCTGAGGAGAGCGGATTCTTTGGTGAGCTCCACGGAGCTGGCCTTGTTCCGCAGAGTCCATGAAGCCCAGCAGGAGGCCCTCCAGGAAGCTCAGTACAGACAGCAG GCGGACCCCCCTCTTTACGGTCGGGCTCTGGCCTACTCCACCCCCATGGAGCACTCTGCTCTCTCCAACATGGCCGACAGCCAGAGCCAAATGATGCACAACAAGAGAAACGGTCGCTACGATGACGATTATCCCACCTACCAAGAACAGAAGAAGCCCATGATTGGGTATCCGACCAAGAGCCTGACTCAGCGCCGCCCTCTGTCTGCCCGGAGCTACAGTACTGAGACATATGGAGCCTCTCAG GCGCGTCCAGTGTCAGCTCGTCCCACCATGGCtgccctgctggagaaaatgCCCCCTGACTACACTCTCGCAACCTGCCCCGAAAAACCATCTGACGATACCATCAAAGTAAGGCCTGGCGTCCCACAGAAGCCCGACGACATCACCTCCAGGATGCCTCCCGATTGGAGGCAACAGCTACTTAGGCACATAGAAGCCAAACGATTGGACAGG AGTGGTGTCCTAAAGCACAACACGCTCACGCTGGGCATGCTCTGTCAGGGCGGGGGTCACGGCCAGGGGCGCAGCAGCACTTTGAACTTTAATCTTTACAATAACACAAAGCATGAGCCTCCTGCTGGCCGCTGGCTGCCactacctcctcctccgtctgctaAAGCT ACCCCGTCTCAACAGGCTGCCATGCTGGATAATGATCAGGAGGGGCTCTCAGGGAGCAACCAGTGGGCTCCTTATTCACTTGGCAGGAGGGACGTCCCACCTGACAACCTTATGAAAAAG AGCGGCCACTCGCACAACCCTTCCCACCAGTCACACAACACCATGATcgtcacctcctcttcctcctcctcctccaccacccctcACCGTGTAGTGCAGCAGGGCTACGATGGGATGATGAACAAAGGGGGCCAATACCAACCAGGCATGCCTCTGTCAGTGGTTCCCTCTGGGGGGCCTGGGCAGTACCAAGGCAACATGCCTCAAG GCCATCCCGCCCCTGGACAGGGCTACCAGGGTTCTGGCCTGCCCATGGCTCTGTCCCCGTCTGGGAACCAGCCTCAGTACAACCTCCATTCCTCCCACCCATCCCATCAGCCTGCCACCAACCCTCAGTACCACGGCAACCAGGGCATGGTCCATAGCAACCAGGGCATGGCCCACAGCAACCAGGGGATGGTGCATAGCAACCAGGGGATGGTACACAGTAATCAGGTTGTCATGACTCACACTAACCCGCGGCCTCAGAGCGCTCGCTGCCTGTTGCAGACTAAAGGCCAGAAGAGCACAGATGGTTTTCAAGAGCAG TTGTGTGTGAGAATAGAGAAGAACCCTGGTCTTGGTTTCAGTATCTCTGGTGGCATCAGCGGCCAGGGGAACCCCTTCAAACCCTCCGACATG GGTATCTTTGTTACTAGGGTACAGCATGACGGGCCTGCCACCTCCGCCCTGCAGCCCGGAGACAAGATTCTGCAGGTAACGTCCCCTCAGTCGTCCTCAACTGGGCCAGAAACCTCCTGCCCTCCCTCAGCCGCCCCTTGTTTTATAAACACACAGGCACAGCATTCAGTAGGACGTTGTGTACCCGTTAACTACCACAGCTGGCTGGACATTTGA